A section of the Drosophila sechellia strain sech25 chromosome 3L, ASM438219v1, whole genome shotgun sequence genome encodes:
- the LOC6605803 gene encoding uncharacterized protein LOC6605803, giving the protein MSASTRTGLIPTPKRHVKYLKKRKNQHGDISRMPLKFEATPMPLSLRPFGGLFNPFAKGCSVLCNHPAPSGVKDVINQLKTSLAIEGKGQQHGKQDKIPEEPELQPHEADNIPEDLFRRYAETDSRPMTPTPTVTSIHTRTSAGSFYRRCITPEWGKHENIKRKKIILDLRRSHSQETLYWKPSSELTQSGLEEDKKPKSAGANEDKKPKRQPSNDQRPKSSLATATLAPGGDASNDQEAKPKTCVNEHELSDEDVRRGKKRKKLKPAQATTTFHLSEDPETQVAALGPDSLNPSTRPSLIPNSLTLLPKDKRETEREPILLKGSFLTDEAFQALKTDLDVDLIENTFGRYLNRALREAIKYMPPKPKTVPKPVDDKVPPETTSKMPRKFSKSATRFDVPMDLSMLKNMTPWDYLSKCVWVSQQRKQLYKRVFLKYLSRIEEPESELAAMGNDELPEYKYRERTLVWQSLPQALEDVLEFHGTEENVQGTLRMLGYDAQVSGDLDFRAWCGIVSFAERLALADESGSDDSCDELEKADFNSMEQIMPDFTVPEKLKEIFDVIRKTHKNRY; this is encoded by the exons ATGAGCGCCTCAACACGTACTGGATTAATTCCCACGCCCAAGAGGCATGTCAAGTACCTTAAAAAG CGCAAAAACCAACATGGCGATATATCGCGAATGCCTCTCAAGTTCGAGGCCACGCCCATGCCACTATCCTTACGCCCCTTTGGAGGACTCTTCAATCCTTTTGCCAAAGGATGCTCGGTGCTGTGCAATCATCCGGCGCCATCTGGGGTCAAGGATGTGATTAATCAGCTGAAGACATCGTTGGCGATCGAGGGCAAAGGCCAGCAGCATGGTAAACAAGACAAAATTCCTGAGGAGCCGGAACTGCAGCCCCATGAGGCGGATAATATTCCGGAGGATCTGTTCCGGCGATATGCGGAAACCGATTCGCGACCGATGACGCCAACGCCCACGGTAACTAGTATCCATACCAGGACCAGTGCTGGGTCCTTCTATCGTCGATGCATTACCCCGGAATGGGGCAAACACGAGAACATAAAGCGGAAGAAGATCATATTGGATCTACGGAGATCGCACTCCCAGGAGACGCTCTACTGGAAGCCCAGTTCGGAGCTGACCCAAAGCGGCCTGGAGGAGGACAAGAAGCCGAAGAGTGCCGGTGCCAATGAGGACAAGAAGCCAAAGAGGCAGCCATCCAACGATCAGAGACCCAAGTCCTCGCTGGCCACCGCAACTCTGGCACCCGGCGGAGATGCCTCCAATGACCAGGAGGCCAAGCCCAAAACCTGCGTCAATGAGCACGAGCTCAGCGACGAGGATGTGCGAAGGGGCAAGAAACGCAAGAAGTTGAAGCCAGCTCAAG CCACCACCACATTCCATTTGAGTGAGGATCCCGAGACGCAGGTGGCTGCTTTGGGTCCCGATTCACTGAATCCCAGCACCAGACCAAGTTTGATACCCAACTCACTCACCTTGTTGCCCAAGGACAAGCGAGAAACGGAGCGGGAACCGATCCTCTTGAAGGGCAGTTTTCTCACCGACGAAGCTTTTCAGGCGCTGAAAACCGATTTGGATGTTGATCTTATTGAAAACACTTTTGGTCGATAT CTCAATAGAGCTCTAAGAGAGGCCATCAAGTACATGCCACCCAAACCCAAAACTGTGCCGAAGCCCGTCGATGATAAAGTTCCACCAGAAACAACGTCCAAAATGCCGCGAAAGTTCTCCAAATCAGCGACCAGATTCGATGTACCCATGGACCTTTCCATGCTAAAAA ATATGACACCGTGGGATTATTTGAGCAAGTGCGTCTGGGTGTCGCAACAGAGAAAGCAGCTGTATAAACGAGTATTCTTGAAGTATCTGAGTAGAATCGAGGAGCCGGAAAGCGAGTTGGCCGCCATGGGCAATGATGAGCTGCCGGAATACAAATACCGTGAAAGAACCCTCGTCTGGCAGAGTCTGCCACAAGCTCTCGAGGATGTTCTGGAGTTCCATGGCACCGAGGAAAATGTACAAGGCACACTGAGAATGTTGGGCTACGACGCCCAAGTATCGGGTGACTTGGACTTCCGCGCCTGGTGCGGAATCGTCTCCTTCGCCGAAAGATTGGCCCTAGCTGATGAGTCCGGATCGGATGATTCGTGCGACGAGTTGGAAAAGGCCGATTTCAATAGCATGGAGCAAATAATGCCGGACTTCACTGTGCCCGAAAAGCTTAAGGAAATTTTCGATGTAATTCGAAAGACACATAAAAATAGATATTGA
- the LOC6605802 gene encoding phosducin-like protein gives MATLEDKLLGEKLEYYCSSSEGEDNGDEGDDNKGASGKSRSSGLTIDTNPDATPAGGFRQQSSTNTGPKGVVKDWQRFKQLEAERRDETERQRLALAKKLTITTTTSAEDEERKRQEELDAELDELMSEDFLQQYQKQRMAEMLRQTGHHQQFGQVQQLTSHEEFLACVEQENKHTTIIIHIYERQLAACATLNKCLDSLASDYPSIKFAKICSSVAGMSRDFRTKGLPALLVYKAQAVIGNFVRLTDDLSDDFFASDVESFLIEHGIIVDRALYN, from the coding sequence ATGGCCACCTTGGAGGACAAACTACTGGGCGAGAAACTGGAGTattactgcagcagcagcgaggGCGAGGACAATGGTGACGAGGGAGACGATAATAAGGGAGCATCCGGAAAATCCCGATCCTCCGGTCTGACCATCGACACAAATCCGGATGCGACCCCGGCTGGCGGATTCCGGCAGCAGAGCTCAACGAACACGGGTCCCAAGGGTGTTGTAAAGGACTGGCAGAGATTTAAGCAGCTCGAGGCGGAGCGACGGGATGAAACCGAGCGTCAACGTCTGGCGCTGGCCAAGAAGCTCACCATTACGACGACAACGTCGGCGGAGGACGAGGAGCGCAAGCGGCAGGAGGAGCTGGACGCTGAGCTGGACGAACTGATGAGCGAGGACTTCCTGCAGCAGTACCAGAAACAGCGGATGGCCGAGATGCTGCGGCAGACGGGACACCACCAGCAGTTTGGCCAGGTGCAGCAGTTGACCAGCCACGAGGAGTTCCTCGCCTGCGTCGAGCAGGAGAACAAGcacaccaccatcatcatccaCATATACGAACGACAATTGGCCGCCTGTGCCACGCTGAACAAATGCCTGGACAGTCTGGCCAGCGATTATCCGTCCATTAAGTTCGCCAAGATCTGCAGCTCCGTGGCCGGAATGAGCAGGGACTTCCGCACCAAAGGATTGCCCGCCCTGCTGGTTTACAAGGCCCAAGCGGTCATCGGAAACTTTGTGCGGCTTACCGATGACCTCAGCGACGACTTCTTCGCCTCCGACGTCGAGAGTTTTCTGATTGAGCACGGCATTATAGTGGATAGAGCTCTGTACAATTGA